The following are encoded in a window of Telmatobacter sp. DSM 110680 genomic DNA:
- a CDS encoding PilZ domain-containing protein, with product METRKYCVYNQTRESFLSLGVAVADTAAKQLKVLMEDLSIKADSGLWLTPFRGVPATKGLSPVDLIYLDDDNRVIQAIESFPNHAIEPTRDQPASALVLAEHTILSSHTQPEDMLLICVADEMEERLARLSNKSATASVASGDRVATRKSGSAAVVESSFEVDQAAELQSAHKRLAEKDSMESDPIRNASWFIRFLRWLSTDRRGSKRHPLPGLVAYYWTGGAPQAFHIADISTNGLYLLTDERWFPGTMILMTLQRTNTDGDDPDDFISVLTKVIRWGTDGVGLSFVPSNTVDLTTGETLPETGVGKKALQRFIQRVQQPS from the coding sequence ATGGAAACCCGCAAGTATTGTGTGTACAACCAAACACGAGAGAGTTTTCTAAGCCTGGGAGTTGCGGTTGCTGATACGGCTGCCAAGCAACTTAAAGTGCTCATGGAGGATCTCTCGATCAAAGCTGATTCGGGTTTGTGGTTGACACCCTTTCGGGGGGTGCCGGCGACAAAAGGTCTTAGCCCCGTGGATTTGATCTACCTCGACGACGACAATCGGGTCATACAAGCAATCGAGTCTTTTCCTAATCACGCCATAGAGCCGACCAGGGATCAGCCAGCGAGCGCGCTGGTACTGGCCGAACACACGATTCTGTCGAGTCATACACAACCCGAAGATATGCTCTTAATCTGCGTTGCAGATGAGATGGAAGAGCGTCTGGCTCGCCTTTCGAACAAATCTGCAACGGCTTCTGTGGCATCTGGGGACCGGGTAGCAACACGGAAGTCCGGATCGGCTGCAGTAGTCGAGTCATCCTTCGAGGTCGATCAGGCCGCGGAATTACAGAGCGCTCATAAGCGCCTTGCGGAGAAGGACAGCATGGAATCTGATCCAATCCGTAATGCATCATGGTTTATTCGCTTTCTTCGCTGGCTTTCGACTGATAGGCGAGGATCGAAGCGCCATCCGCTGCCAGGCTTGGTCGCCTATTACTGGACAGGCGGAGCTCCGCAGGCTTTTCACATCGCTGACATCAGCACCAACGGTCTTTATTTGCTAACCGATGAACGCTGGTTCCCGGGAACCATGATCCTGATGACGCTGCAGCGTACGAATACCGACGGCGATGATCCCGACGACTTCATTTCTGTTCTGACCAAGGTGATTCGGTGGGGCACAGATGGCGTCGGTCTGTCCTTTGTTCCATCCAATACTGTCGATTTGACTACCGGAGAGACGCTGCCTGAAACAGGCGTAGGCAAGAAGGCATTGCAACGCTTTATCCAACGGGTACAGCAGCCTTCCTAG
- a CDS encoding lysophospholipid acyltransferase family protein, whose translation MTDNTHRFTMGQRLVLALVPRMVWALLWIVGLTWRFEVIAEEGVTPVVFGQKAGPEIYCFWHQCVLPCTLYFRRSGAVILISRSFDGELITRILRMFGFDAVRGSSSRGAREGLLGLKNVIETGRTAIFTADGPRGPIYETKMGPIKLAQATGAPIGAFHLQPEGAWTMKSWDRFLIPKPFTRIIVSWAQWTHVPANTPTDQFETLRQQLNEAIERARLRALAHLGQLAS comes from the coding sequence GTGACCGACAATACCCATAGATTCACCATGGGCCAACGGCTTGTGCTGGCGCTTGTGCCGCGCATGGTGTGGGCACTCCTTTGGATTGTGGGGCTTACATGGCGATTTGAAGTGATAGCCGAAGAAGGTGTGACGCCGGTTGTATTCGGGCAGAAAGCAGGACCGGAAATCTACTGCTTCTGGCACCAGTGCGTCTTGCCCTGCACTCTGTATTTCCGCCGCTCCGGAGCGGTCATCCTTATTAGCCGCAGTTTTGATGGCGAGCTCATCACACGAATCCTCCGCATGTTCGGCTTCGACGCCGTGCGCGGATCGAGTTCCCGTGGCGCTCGCGAAGGTTTGCTTGGCTTGAAGAACGTAATCGAGACCGGCCGGACTGCAATTTTTACCGCCGACGGTCCGCGCGGGCCGATCTACGAAACCAAGATGGGTCCCATCAAGCTGGCCCAGGCCACTGGCGCGCCCATCGGCGCTTTTCATCTCCAGCCAGAGGGGGCATGGACGATGAAATCCTGGGACCGTTTTCTCATTCCCAAGCCCTTCACGAGGATCATCGTCAGCTGGGCACAGTGGACGCACGTACCCGCCAACACACCCACGGATCAGTTCGAAACCTTGCGCCAGCAGTTAAATGAAGCAATCGAGCGCGCCCGCCTCCGAGCATTAGCCCATCTGGGACAGCTTGCTTCATGA
- a CDS encoding A24 family peptidase, with amino-acid sequence MQHLQHAYAWWPTLAVLIVATITDLRSRRIPNWLVFPFLLAGLVVSTFVGGWHGLGESLGGMLLGGLIYGLLAMMGGMGMGDVKLCAAIGAWIWWQQLVMALVLIAVVGGVMAIAWAIFGGFLGEMFSGAGDLVFGWKERGMHAPEELKLSNPKARKMPYAPAIAIGTLISFFSH; translated from the coding sequence TTGCAGCATTTGCAACACGCTTATGCCTGGTGGCCGACGCTCGCGGTACTAATTGTGGCGACCATTACAGACCTTCGCAGCCGGCGCATTCCGAACTGGCTGGTTTTTCCGTTTTTGTTGGCGGGACTCGTGGTGTCGACGTTTGTTGGGGGGTGGCATGGCCTGGGTGAGAGCCTTGGCGGCATGCTACTTGGCGGTCTCATTTATGGACTGCTGGCGATGATGGGCGGCATGGGGATGGGTGATGTAAAGCTTTGCGCCGCCATCGGAGCATGGATATGGTGGCAGCAGCTTGTAATGGCCCTGGTATTGATTGCGGTAGTTGGCGGCGTGATGGCCATTGCCTGGGCTATCTTCGGAGGATTTCTAGGAGAGATGTTTTCAGGAGCCGGTGACCTGGTATTTGGTTGGAAGGAGCGAGGAATGCACGCGCCCGAAGAGCTTAAGCTTTCCAACCCGAAAGCGCGCAAGATGCCTTATGCTCCGGCAATCGCTATTGGTACTCTCATTTCCTTCTTTTCTCATTGA
- the queA gene encoding tRNA preQ1(34) S-adenosylmethionine ribosyltransferase-isomerase QueA encodes MSDLLVSDFDYDLPEELIAQHPPAERGLSRMLVMDRANGTLRDSQVSEFPSLLRQDDLLVLNDTRVIPARLYARRTLRREKEKPTGRIEVMLTEPAGDNRWHALVRPGRKVAIGERLVFPAPDGASVLEAEVLERGQFGDRLLEFAPVNDFFGVLDRIGHVPLPPYIHRDDAASDRERYQTVFSRDPGSVAAPTAGLHFTPQMLDLIATRGVEVARVTLHVGLGTFAPLRVERVNEVQLHRERYTISAEAADALNCARSEGRRIVAVGTTVVRTLESAALLAGHFAAHTGETQIFISPGFEFKVVGALLTNFHLPQSSLLMLVSAFAGREHVLAAYRHAVAARYRFFSYGDCMFLA; translated from the coding sequence ATGAGCGACTTGCTTGTTTCTGATTTCGATTACGATCTGCCCGAAGAGTTGATCGCGCAGCATCCACCTGCTGAACGCGGGCTGAGCCGCATGCTGGTGATGGATCGCGCAAATGGCACTCTTCGCGACAGCCAAGTCAGCGAGTTCCCTTCCCTTCTCCGACAAGACGATCTACTGGTGCTCAATGACACGCGCGTGATCCCGGCACGCTTGTACGCCCGTCGAACGCTGCGCCGCGAAAAAGAGAAACCGACCGGACGCATCGAGGTCATGCTGACCGAGCCCGCAGGCGACAACCGATGGCATGCGCTGGTGCGCCCGGGCCGCAAAGTTGCAATTGGTGAGCGGTTGGTATTCCCCGCCCCCGACGGCGCAAGCGTGCTTGAGGCCGAGGTGCTCGAGCGTGGACAATTCGGCGATCGCCTGCTTGAATTTGCGCCCGTGAATGACTTCTTCGGCGTCCTCGATCGCATCGGCCATGTGCCGCTGCCACCGTACATTCATCGCGACGATGCGGCAAGCGACCGCGAACGCTATCAGACCGTATTCTCCCGCGACCCTGGGTCGGTCGCAGCCCCCACAGCGGGATTGCATTTCACTCCGCAGATGTTGGACCTCATCGCAACTCGAGGCGTTGAAGTTGCGCGCGTGACGTTGCACGTTGGCCTCGGCACATTTGCACCGTTGCGCGTCGAGCGTGTGAACGAAGTCCAGTTGCATCGCGAGCGCTACACCATTTCCGCAGAAGCTGCCGATGCTTTGAATTGTGCCCGCAGCGAAGGTCGGCGCATCGTCGCCGTCGGCACCACCGTCGTGCGCACTCTCGAATCCGCTGCGCTGCTGGCGGGACACTTCGCAGCTCACACCGGCGAAACTCAGATCTTTATCTCGCCGGGATTTGAATTCAAGGTGGTCGGTGCCCTTCTGACCAACTTCCACCTGCCGCAGTCGAGTCTCTTGATGCTGGTAAGCGCATTTGCAGGGCGGGAGCATGTGCTTGCGGCCTATCGGCACGCCGTCGCGGCACGCTACCGTTTTTTCAGTTATGGCGACTGCATGTTTCTGGCCTAG
- a CDS encoding ABC transporter permease: MRNIWLVARREYLEQVRGRAFKMTTFGVPALFAAIFGIGYLSSLGLGSGKHLAVVSSDPLLASEIKGQILGDKDAKAKVDVITPGTPADREALIDEVRSKQIDGFLWVDTPQGQLPTATYTSQSSGDFMTGGRLHDAVNHALLNARLTTGGMQHDAANKLVDGVHIETFQVKKDRSVVKSNAAASFYKGYIMAILLSMTTMIYGMNVARSIIQEKTSRIFEVMLAIAKPTDMLAGKLIGVGAVGLTQIGIWLVAGAVMIGTPIAASVLSGEYAVHVSATEAILFPVYFILGYLLYSSLFAGLAASCETEQELQMYMPLAAAPTWISFALIMLVINDSNSFWSVAASFFPPTAPIIMFLRMSSQIPPWWQFAVSIGLLMISIVVVLWVSAKLYRVGILMYGKRATLPELVRWMRYS, encoded by the coding sequence ATGCGTAATATCTGGCTCGTAGCAAGACGCGAATACCTGGAACAAGTGCGCGGGCGTGCCTTCAAAATGACCACCTTTGGCGTCCCTGCACTCTTTGCCGCAATCTTTGGGATCGGTTATCTATCCAGTCTCGGCCTTGGTTCAGGCAAGCATCTTGCCGTCGTCTCGAGCGATCCTCTACTTGCCAGCGAAATCAAAGGACAGATCCTTGGCGATAAAGATGCCAAGGCAAAGGTTGACGTGATTACGCCGGGAACCCCTGCTGACCGAGAGGCCCTCATCGATGAGGTGCGCAGCAAGCAGATCGACGGCTTCTTGTGGGTCGATACGCCCCAAGGCCAACTGCCTACAGCCACGTACACTTCGCAATCTTCCGGGGACTTCATGACCGGCGGGCGACTTCATGATGCTGTGAATCACGCCCTGCTCAATGCCAGGCTCACCACTGGCGGGATGCAGCATGACGCCGCGAACAAGCTGGTCGACGGTGTGCACATCGAGACCTTCCAGGTGAAGAAAGACCGCAGCGTCGTGAAGAGCAATGCGGCTGCTTCGTTCTACAAGGGCTACATCATGGCCATCCTGCTCTCCATGACGACCATGATTTACGGCATGAACGTGGCGCGCTCCATCATTCAGGAGAAGACCTCGCGCATCTTTGAAGTCATGCTCGCAATCGCGAAACCCACAGATATGCTTGCCGGCAAACTGATCGGGGTTGGGGCAGTAGGTCTCACACAGATCGGGATTTGGCTTGTCGCGGGGGCAGTCATGATTGGCACTCCCATTGCGGCGAGTGTCCTTTCCGGTGAATACGCCGTGCACGTGTCGGCGACTGAAGCGATCTTGTTTCCCGTCTACTTCATTCTTGGCTACCTGCTCTACAGCTCACTCTTCGCCGGCCTCGCAGCCTCATGCGAAACCGAACAGGAACTGCAGATGTACATGCCCCTGGCCGCCGCACCCACCTGGATCAGTTTTGCGCTCATCATGCTGGTCATCAACGACTCGAACTCATTCTGGTCGGTGGCCGCTTCGTTTTTCCCGCCCACCGCGCCAATCATCATGTTCCTGCGGATGTCTTCGCAGATTCCGCCGTGGTGGCAGTTCGCCGTCTCCATCGGGCTTCTGATGATCAGTATCGTGGTAGTTCTATGGGTCTCGGCGAAGCTCTACCGCGTAGGCATCCTGATGTACGGCAAGCGCGCAACCCTGCCCGAACTCGTCCGCTGGATGCGCTATAGCTGA
- a CDS encoding ATP-binding cassette domain-containing protein has product MPVVELAGVTKAYESKVAVRDLSLSIDAGQMFGLLGPNGAGKTSSIRMMMGITMPDSGTINLFGKPFDRTSLERVGYLPEERGLYKKMKVIEQLVFFGELHGLAAAEARKRATDWAKRMDIDEALPKKTEELSKGMQQKIQFIGSLLHDPGLIVMDEPFSGLDPVNAQLLEKTLLELKDEGRAIVFSTHRMDQVEKLCDSICLINKGEAVLTGRVREIKSRYERNRIIIEFEGNADFLKSSEIAEAKNFSGHAEVKLKEHGDAQKLLHEASAGARIYRFEMVEPSLEEIFIQTVGGKVDA; this is encoded by the coding sequence ATGCCTGTCGTTGAACTCGCAGGGGTAACAAAAGCCTACGAGAGCAAGGTCGCGGTCCGTGATCTCAGCCTCTCAATCGATGCTGGACAGATGTTTGGCCTGTTGGGCCCGAATGGAGCCGGAAAGACCAGCTCCATCCGCATGATGATGGGCATCACGATGCCCGATTCCGGCACCATCAATCTCTTTGGCAAGCCCTTCGACCGGACCAGCCTCGAACGCGTTGGTTATTTGCCCGAAGAGCGCGGTCTTTACAAAAAGATGAAAGTGATCGAGCAGCTTGTTTTCTTCGGCGAACTCCACGGGCTTGCCGCCGCTGAAGCACGCAAGCGCGCGACCGACTGGGCCAAGCGGATGGATATTGACGAGGCCCTTCCCAAAAAGACTGAAGAGTTGTCCAAGGGCATGCAGCAGAAAATCCAGTTCATTGGCTCACTGCTCCACGATCCCGGCTTGATCGTGATGGACGAACCCTTCAGCGGTCTTGATCCCGTCAACGCCCAACTCTTGGAAAAGACCCTTCTTGAACTGAAGGACGAGGGTAGAGCTATCGTCTTCTCCACCCACCGCATGGATCAGGTAGAGAAACTCTGCGACTCCATCTGCCTTATCAATAAGGGTGAAGCAGTTCTAACCGGCCGCGTGCGCGAAATCAAATCGCGCTATGAGCGCAATCGCATCATTATCGAATTCGAAGGCAACGCTGATTTTCTGAAAAGCTCCGAGATTGCCGAGGCGAAGAATTTCTCCGGTCATGCGGAGGTCAAGCTCAAGGAACATGGCGACGCGCAGAAACTCCTGCACGAAGCTTCGGCGGGCGCGCGGATCTATCGCTTCGAGATGGTCGAGCCCTCGCTTGAAGAGATCTTTATCCAGACGGTCGGAGGCAAAGTCGATGCGTAA
- the cpaB gene encoding Flp pilus assembly protein CpaB, with protein MNRRLVTILLAAFVVAALCSVLVYRLVGMRIAAVKPQPSTRVVAAATDIKIGTVLSAPDLTTVQIMGTVPKTAILDAKNAIGRGVTSSLYAGEPILEDRLAPVGSGGGLAATIKDGMRAIAVRVDQVVGVAGFVTPGMHVDVLISGVPPTNGGGGGGGNNNTQVRTVLQNIEVLSAGTDIQKDAEGKPLQVQVVNLLVTPEQAQVMALASNETRIQLVLRNPLDTKVASVQGTAMTNLFLDQNAPASKPKLTGRVAPAKPKPETFTVTVINGSTKTESQFAAPGGKQ; from the coding sequence ATGAACCGAAGACTGGTAACCATCCTCCTTGCTGCATTTGTTGTAGCGGCACTGTGCTCCGTGCTCGTCTACCGGTTGGTCGGCATGCGCATTGCTGCAGTGAAACCGCAACCTTCAACGCGCGTAGTTGCCGCCGCGACCGATATCAAAATTGGCACAGTGCTCAGCGCGCCGGATCTGACCACGGTACAGATCATGGGAACGGTGCCGAAGACCGCGATTCTCGATGCCAAGAACGCGATTGGCCGCGGAGTTACCTCGTCGCTGTATGCCGGTGAACCAATCCTGGAAGATCGACTGGCTCCCGTCGGGTCAGGCGGCGGTTTGGCCGCGACCATCAAGGACGGCATGCGTGCCATTGCCGTTCGCGTCGACCAGGTTGTCGGCGTAGCCGGATTCGTAACTCCCGGCATGCACGTCGACGTCCTCATCTCCGGCGTGCCTCCCACCAACGGCGGTGGAGGTGGCGGAGGAAACAACAATACCCAGGTCAGAACCGTCCTTCAGAATATCGAGGTTCTTTCGGCTGGTACTGATATTCAAAAGGACGCCGAAGGCAAACCTCTACAGGTGCAGGTCGTCAACTTGCTCGTAACACCCGAGCAGGCACAGGTCATGGCATTGGCCAGCAACGAGACACGCATCCAGCTCGTACTCCGCAATCCGCTCGACACCAAGGTTGCGTCGGTGCAGGGAACCGCAATGACCAACCTGTTCCTGGATCAGAATGCCCCGGCGAGCAAGCCCAAACTGACCGGTCGCGTAGCGCCCGCAAAGCCGAAGCCTGAAACGTTCACCGTTACCGTGATTAACGGGAGCACTAAAACTGAAAGTCAATTTGCAGCGCCCGGGGGGAAACAGTGA
- a CDS encoding type II secretion system F family protein produces the protein MAFAVISFLVAFLLIGSGGVLIFYRDKIQDRISSALYPRANKKTISTTIEETRHVIGGVVEQFEKILPRSQAETSVVQQRLIRAGFRSDTAVKTFYSAKVITPIVLMLLAWVTGAYHIGPLFIFLLAGGVGFLGPDFWLGRKIANRQAEMKKGLPDVLDLLVICVEAGLSLDQATARTAQELVRAQPALSDELGIVALEQRAGRARSDAWKHLAERTDVDVIRNLVSMLVQAEQFGTSIGKTLRVHSDTLRTKRVQEIEEKAAKLSVKLLFPLVLFIFPSLFLVVLGPAVLVMADSFKSLFGNN, from the coding sequence ATGGCATTTGCAGTCATTTCGTTTCTAGTTGCGTTCTTGCTTATCGGTAGCGGTGGCGTGTTGATTTTCTACCGCGACAAGATCCAGGATCGTATTTCATCCGCGCTTTATCCGCGCGCCAATAAGAAGACGATCTCTACCACAATCGAAGAAACCCGCCACGTGATCGGCGGTGTGGTGGAGCAGTTTGAAAAGATTCTGCCGCGCAGCCAGGCTGAAACTTCAGTGGTTCAGCAAAGGCTGATTCGTGCTGGATTTCGCTCAGATACCGCAGTCAAGACGTTTTACAGTGCCAAGGTGATTACGCCGATCGTACTCATGCTGCTTGCATGGGTTACAGGTGCATATCATATTGGTCCGCTTTTCATTTTCCTCCTGGCTGGCGGCGTTGGATTTTTGGGTCCCGATTTCTGGCTGGGAAGAAAGATCGCCAATCGCCAGGCTGAGATGAAGAAAGGTCTTCCAGACGTTCTTGATCTTCTCGTAATCTGTGTCGAAGCCGGATTGAGTCTCGATCAGGCCACCGCCCGCACTGCCCAGGAATTGGTTAGGGCGCAACCGGCGCTGAGCGATGAGCTCGGAATCGTGGCTCTGGAGCAGCGCGCGGGACGTGCGCGTTCAGATGCATGGAAGCACCTGGCAGAGCGCACCGATGTCGACGTTATACGCAACCTTGTTTCCATGCTGGTTCAGGCCGAACAATTTGGAACCAGTATCGGCAAGACACTGCGTGTTCACTCTGATACCTTGAGAACAAAACGCGTTCAGGAAATTGAAGAGAAGGCGGCAAAGCTTTCCGTCAAGCTGTTGTTCCCCCTCGTGTTGTTTATTTTTCCATCGCTCTTTCTGGTCGTCCTTGGCCCCGCAGTACTGGTCATGGCGGACTCATTCAAATCGCTTTTTGGCAACAACTAA
- a CDS encoding CpaF family protein, producing the protein MNLENFKAEVHRTLLSKLDLEKLSRINSSQARQAVSSIISEIISDRRVPLSFDEQEKIQTDLLDEVFGLGPLEPLLKDQKISDIMVNDKDHVFIEKGGLLTRADASFRDDRHLLQIIDRIVSRVGRRVDESSPMVDARLPDGSRVNAIIPPLALDGPSMSIRRFGTGPLAANQLVQLKSISAEMMELLSAAVRARLSILISGGTGAGKTTFLNILSQYIPQNERVITIEDAAELQLAQENIVRLETRPPNVEGQGAIRQRQLLINCLRMRPDRIIIGECRGEEAFDMLQAMNTGHEGSMTTVHANTARDALTRLESMVAMTNLNLPEKTVRAQIASALTIVVQASRLSDGSRKCVSIHEITGMEENVISMQEIFAFQKKGIGPNGRVQGAFVPSRIRPKFLEQLRTAGIFLPPSLFEKVTEVN; encoded by the coding sequence ATGAATCTGGAAAACTTCAAGGCAGAAGTACACCGCACGCTGCTATCGAAGCTTGACTTGGAGAAGCTCTCTCGCATTAACTCCAGCCAGGCCCGGCAGGCGGTGTCGAGCATTATTAGCGAGATCATCAGCGATCGTCGCGTGCCGCTGAGTTTCGATGAGCAGGAGAAGATCCAGACCGATTTGCTGGATGAGGTATTCGGGCTTGGTCCACTGGAACCCCTGCTCAAGGATCAGAAGATTTCCGACATCATGGTTAACGATAAAGACCATGTCTTTATTGAAAAAGGCGGGTTGCTGACACGGGCTGACGCCTCGTTCCGTGACGACCGACATCTGCTTCAGATTATTGACCGTATCGTTTCACGCGTGGGCCGCCGCGTGGATGAGTCGTCGCCGATGGTTGATGCTCGTTTGCCTGACGGTTCACGTGTTAACGCGATCATTCCGCCACTTGCACTCGACGGACCTTCGATGTCGATCCGCCGTTTTGGCACCGGTCCTTTGGCGGCTAATCAGTTGGTGCAGTTGAAGAGTATTTCCGCGGAGATGATGGAGTTGCTCTCTGCGGCGGTCCGTGCCCGACTCAGCATTTTGATCTCGGGCGGCACTGGCGCTGGTAAAACAACGTTTCTCAATATTCTTTCGCAGTACATCCCTCAAAATGAGCGAGTGATCACTATTGAGGATGCCGCCGAATTGCAACTGGCGCAGGAGAATATTGTTCGCCTCGAAACAAGACCGCCCAACGTCGAAGGCCAGGGAGCAATTCGACAAAGGCAATTGCTGATCAATTGCCTTCGTATGCGCCCCGATCGCATCATCATCGGTGAGTGCCGTGGCGAAGAAGCATTTGACATGCTGCAGGCCATGAACACCGGTCACGAAGGTTCGATGACTACTGTCCACGCCAACACGGCGCGCGACGCCTTGACCCGTCTTGAGTCGATGGTTGCGATGACGAATTTAAATCTTCCTGAGAAGACGGTTCGGGCTCAGATTGCTTCGGCGCTCACGATTGTGGTGCAGGCCTCCCGCTTGAGCGATGGCTCTCGTAAGTGCGTGAGTATTCATGAAATTACGGGCATGGAAGAGAACGTCATCAGTATGCAGGAGATTTTCGCGTTTCAGAAGAAGGGTATTGGGCCGAACGGCAGAGTACAAGGCGCCTTTGTACCTAGTCGCATCCGTCCGAAGTTCCTCGAACAGCTACGTACCGCCGGCATCTTTCTGCCGCCTAGTTTGTTTGAGAAAGTGACGGAAGTGAACTAA
- a CDS encoding type II secretion system F family protein has protein sequence MAVIVGLVFLGVFGVVVLIAAASGSGATEQTRAIMTRLESAIAVGKPEMADLIVDVRKSELMSSIPWLDRFLSKLELAPRIRRFLYQANVKWTVGGLSLLCGVCFVVPAYLAYWRTGAIFAAILVGFVTGAAPVFWVFQKRKRRMNKFEEGIPEALELIVSALRVGHSLNAAMGLVSRECSDPVGGEFRLTFDEMNYGLELKSALDNLVVRVPLQDVKIVCTAILIQRESGGNLAEVLEKTSQVIRERFRLKRQVLTHTAQGRLTGWILTLLPVVLGMLLYFVNPDLMSMLWKKDLGIKLLYAAGTMIVIGGLIIRKIVNMDV, from the coding sequence ATGGCAGTCATTGTCGGACTCGTGTTCTTGGGTGTTTTCGGAGTTGTCGTTCTAATCGCCGCGGCCAGTGGCTCGGGAGCGACGGAACAAACCCGTGCGATCATGACCAGGCTTGAATCCGCGATCGCCGTGGGTAAACCTGAGATGGCCGATCTCATCGTAGACGTTCGCAAGAGCGAACTAATGAGTTCGATTCCCTGGCTTGACAGGTTTCTCTCAAAGCTCGAGCTTGCCCCTCGTATTCGTCGGTTCCTGTATCAGGCCAATGTGAAGTGGACGGTGGGCGGCCTGAGCCTGCTCTGCGGTGTGTGCTTCGTCGTGCCGGCCTACCTCGCGTATTGGCGGACCGGCGCAATCTTTGCCGCCATCCTGGTAGGATTCGTGACCGGAGCGGCGCCAGTGTTTTGGGTATTCCAAAAGCGCAAAAGGCGCATGAACAAATTCGAAGAGGGCATTCCAGAGGCACTCGAACTAATTGTGAGCGCTCTTCGCGTGGGCCACAGTTTGAATGCCGCAATGGGTCTTGTATCCCGCGAATGTTCCGATCCTGTCGGCGGAGAGTTTCGCCTGACCTTTGACGAAATGAACTACGGACTTGAATTGAAGTCGGCTCTCGATAATCTAGTTGTTCGTGTCCCATTGCAGGACGTCAAGATTGTCTGCACGGCGATCTTGATTCAACGCGAGAGCGGCGGCAACCTTGCAGAAGTTCTGGAGAAGACATCTCAGGTAATTCGCGAACGCTTCCGCTTGAAACGCCAGGTTCTTACGCACACGGCGCAGGGACGTTTGACTGGATGGATTCTGACTCTTCTTCCCGTTGTACTAGGAATGTTGCTGTATTTCGTCAACCCAGACCTTATGAGTATGTTGTGGAAGAAGGACCTTGGCATCAAGTTGCTGTATGCAGCAGGTACCATGATCGTCATTGGTGGTTTGATTATCCGCAAAATTGTGAACATGGACGTCTAG
- a CDS encoding AAA family ATPase, whose translation MTDNTHDLDPLGGNVLSIALICPSEQRRRTIASALNSAHAAIVREYSSYPPTLKEMPRMLGEKAFDAVIIDLESDVEYALELVEFVASGSSTTVMVYASRLDPNLMARSMRAGAREFLSDPIDPGNLSDAMVRASSRRQGGKSAKKAGGKILVFLGSKGGSGVTTVACNFAVALVQECQQTAVLIDLDLPLGDAALSLGLTTQFSTADALQNADRMDSNFFSKLLTTHSSGLPVLAAPGRFPQVQASNDQIEKMLTVARQDFAYVVIDAGSRFDLTDASWFAQADTAFLVMQAGIPELRNSHRLISEFFKSGTPQLEIVLNRYVKSSMGVDEEHIEKALTKPIAWKIPSDYYNVRRMQNEAVPLALDDSSIAKVLQDMARAACGMPAKPEKRKGFSLFK comes from the coding sequence GTGACTGATAACACGCACGACCTTGATCCCCTAGGTGGCAATGTACTATCGATTGCTCTGATCTGCCCGAGCGAGCAGCGCAGGAGGACGATTGCGAGTGCACTCAATAGCGCACATGCTGCGATTGTGCGGGAGTACTCGTCTTATCCTCCGACTTTAAAAGAAATGCCCAGAATGCTGGGTGAAAAAGCTTTCGACGCCGTCATCATCGACCTAGAATCCGACGTCGAATACGCCTTGGAACTGGTAGAGTTCGTTGCCTCGGGAAGCTCGACGACGGTGATGGTATACGCGTCGCGGCTTGATCCGAATTTAATGGCTCGCTCGATGCGGGCAGGTGCACGCGAGTTCTTGTCGGATCCGATTGATCCAGGAAATCTCTCCGACGCAATGGTTCGCGCCTCGTCGCGACGTCAGGGAGGAAAGTCCGCCAAAAAGGCCGGCGGTAAGATTCTGGTTTTTCTGGGAAGTAAAGGCGGGTCGGGTGTAACTACGGTGGCTTGTAACTTCGCGGTCGCTTTGGTGCAGGAGTGCCAGCAGACTGCGGTTCTGATCGATCTTGATCTTCCACTGGGCGATGCTGCATTAAGCCTTGGACTTACCACGCAGTTTTCCACTGCCGATGCATTGCAAAATGCGGATCGCATGGATTCGAACTTTTTTTCGAAACTGCTCACGACTCATAGTTCCGGTCTGCCTGTGTTGGCTGCGCCGGGAAGATTTCCTCAGGTGCAGGCGAGTAACGATCAGATTGAAAAGATGCTCACAGTGGCGCGACAGGATTTCGCATACGTGGTGATCGATGCGGGATCGCGATTCGATTTGACCGATGCTTCATGGTTCGCACAGGCCGACACGGCTTTCCTGGTCATGCAGGCGGGTATTCCTGAACTTCGGAATTCTCACCGGCTGATTTCAGAGTTTTTCAAATCAGGAACTCCGCAACTGGAGATTGTGCTGAATCGCTATGTGAAGAGCTCGATGGGAGTGGATGAGGAGCATATCGAGAAGGCCCTCACGAAGCCCATCGCATGGAAGATTCCAAGCGACTACTATAACGTTCGTCGGATGCAGAACGAGGCAGTTCCCCTGGCATTGGATGATTCAAGCATTGCAAAGGTACTCCAGGACATGGCACGAGCGGCTTGCGGGATGCCCGCCAAGCCGGAGAAGCGAAAAGGATTCAGCCTTTTCAAATAA